TAGTGCTGCGCAGTCGCGGCCGTGGTGCCGAGTCGCCTAGTGGACGCAGCCCTTCAACGCAGGGGGCGCCCGCCGTAGGTGGAGCGCACCGCTTCGAGGATCTCGCGTGAGAGCTTCTCGCTCTTGACGGCGCGCGACAGCAACAATGCCCCCACACTGCTCGCCAAGAACGAAATGGCGCGTCGGCGCGCGTCCGGCCCACCCAGGCGCACTTCCGCCTCCGCGATGATCTGCGCTACCTCGGCTTCGAAGGCGCGGCGCGCCACCGTCGGAGCCCGCGCCACTTCCATGGAGAGCGCGGGGATCGGACACCCACCTTCCGGAGCGTCGCGGTGCTTGGGCGTGAGGTAGCGTTCTGCGGCGCGACGCTGCCACGCCTCACCGCTCAGGGCCTCGGTTCCGCGCCCAAATAGGTTCTCCCGCGACTGGTCGAAGGCCGCGGCCAAGGCTTCGCGCAACAGCTCACCTTTGTTCTTGAAGTGCGAATAGAAGCCACCACGTGTCAGGCCCGACTCGGCCATCAGCGCGTCGATGCTGACGGCCGCAAACCCGCGCTGGAGGAATAGACGCGCGGCCGACTCGACGATGCGACGATGCACGCGGGGCTTGTGGTCGGAAGGATACGGCACGAAGACGGCAGGATACGATTGTGCGGGCAGGCCGACAAGGTCGGGGCGCAGGAACGCACGCTTTGACACCCATGCCCTGGGTGCACGAGCAACGCTGCTTCCCAATGCAGGCGAAAACTCGCACACTGGTCGCGGATGGTCCGCTTCGGCACGTCGCAGTTTCGCTTGGACGGCAGCGTCAGCGCCTTGCAGGGCGTCGATGCGCGCCGCTTGCTGGCCAGCTCGATGATCGCCGACGAGACCGTGCTCTGGGGCGTTCCTGGCGGAGAACGGCTGGTCGACGTACGCGAGCCCGCCAGTCATCTTGCACTGGTAGGCGAAGGCCGACAACTGCTGCTGGCCTTCGCGCGTGTCACGCGCTGGGACGCGCTTACTGGCAAGGAACTCCCGAGCGCGGAGCTAGAAGGCTTGAAGGCTCCGATGGTGGCCGGGGCGCACGTGCTCGCTGCCTACGACGCGGCGCGATCTCGGGTTTGTGTCCGCACCCACGATGGGCAAGCGGTGTCGAGCCTGGACCTGGAGTGTCCCACTGACCTCGCATTGTTCGACAGCGAATCGGCGCTCGCCATCGCACGCGGCGACGGTGGCCTGATCGTGCTGGACGTCGGAACCGGCAGGCGACGACTCGAAGATCCTCGCCCCCACCGGAAGGTCACCGCGAGCAAGGACGGCCAATGGCTTCTCTGCGCCGGTGGCGACTCCATCGAACTGCGTCGAGGCGGCGCCGGCCGACAGGTGTGGTCCACCCGAGATGTTTCCGATGTGGATGCCGTTGCTCTGTCACCCAACGCAACCGTTGCCGCCCTGCTGGACTGGCGCGGCAGGCTTCAGCTTCGTTCACTGAGCGACGGCAGAGCCCTCGCGGAAAGAGAAGTCCCACTGCATGGGGGTTGCATCGCTTTCGTGAACGACGACGTGCTTGCCTACGGGTGGGCGGGGGCTGTGCGCTTCGCAGCCGTACCCAGTTTGAAGGACATGCACGAACCTCAGGGTCACGAAGCTTCCGTCATTGCCGTCTGCCAGGCCACTGACGTCGTGGTGACAGCTTCCCGCGATCAGGACGCGCGAGTTTGGGATGCACGGACGGGCGGCGCACGACGCCTGCTGCACCACGACAACGCCGTCGAAGACTGCGCGCTGTCCCCCAGTGGAACTCGCGTCGCCAGCGTCAGCGCCGACGGCAGGTTTCGCCTCTGGGATCCAGCCCGGGGCGAAGTGCTGCACGAGTCCGCCCTGGGCATCGGCCTCGACATTGGCTCCGTCGCCTTTTCGCCGGACGGAACTCTGGTGGCCACGCTGCGAGCCAAGAGCGTGGACGTGCTGCAGGCAGACCTCGGTGAGCCTCGGAGTACGTTCGCGGCCAGCGCCCCAAGTGCGATTCGATTCCTGGACGATCAACGTCTGTTGTTGGTGCAAACCGAGTCGCTGCGCGTCGTCGGGCTGGACGGTGCGCCTGGCGCGTTGCTGCAGCGCCGCTTCGAGCCTCCCCTGGCCGTCGCCCCGGATGGCAGTCGCTGTGCATTGCGCCGCAACGACCGGCTCGCGATCTACGAGTGCGCTGCGCTGGACGCCCTGCCAGCTCCCGACGTACACCTGCCAACAGCGCTGGCGTGGTCGCGAGACGGAGTGCTCGCCTGTGCCCGCTTCCAGAGCAGCGATCTATTGCTGTGGGACAGCCAAGATGCCTCCGTCGCCGGCACGCTGGCCATGTCGAGCCGCCCCACGGCCCTGGCCTTCGTCGACGAGCGTCGGTTGCTCGTGGGGATGGCCAACGGCACCGCAGAGATCGTGGTCGTGCCCAAGACCAAGCGCGAGATCGCTCGGGACGCGGCGCGGCTGCGTGACGAGCGGGTGCAGGCAGCGCGCGCGCTGATGTACGCACTGTCTCGGGATGGCGAGCCGGTCAGGCAGGAAGCTGGCGGGTACCGCGTTGCACCGGGGCGCGACTCATTGAGCCCGGACGGGCTCGCCTTGGAATGCAGGCTGACGGACGAGAGCCAGATCGCGATTCGGTGCCATGTGCACGACGACTACTTTCGCTTCGAGATTGCTCGCCCCGGCACAGCGCCGCTGCCTCCGCCAAATTCCGCCTTCGTGCGGCTCGGGCGCTGGCTTCGCGCGCGCCTAGGCCATGCACCGCCACCGCCGGATCCACGGGACGAGGCTTGGCTTGCACGCATCCAGGCCGAACCAGGCGTATTTGAAGCGACGGTGGATCGTCTGGAAGCAGGCAGCACCGTGCTCACTTTTTGCACCCGCGAACTGCCGGAGCCTCGAGCGCTATGGCTCTGGCTCCAACGGGCTGCAGAAGTGCTCCGTGAGTGAAACCGACCCTCCCCAGGGCCCGTGGGCGTGTGTTTGCGGCGAGACCAGGCTAACCTAGAGCCCCATGCGTGTCCTTTCATTGCTGAGCTGCGTCGTCTTCGCTTGTGGTTGCACGGAGCTTCCAGACATTCCCGCGGGCACCTGCGGCAACGGCTTCGTCGATCCCGGCGAGGACTGTGACGGCCCCGGTGCGAGCTGCGGCGCTCCGGAAAGCACCGGCGCGTGTCGCTTCTTGTGCAGCACGGACCTGAGCTGTCCCGGCGGGTACGCCTGCGGCAGCGACGGCGTGTGTCGCCAACCAACGGGCCAGTACACGCACGTCAACGAACTGTCCTCGGACTCCGACATGTTCTCGGCGCTCGCCGACATGGATGGCGACGGCATCCGAGATCTCGTGAATTTCGACCCATCCACGGGCATTCGTGTTTCCTTCCTGGACGGCCAGGCAGCCGTCGTCAGCGAGGCACGAGTGCCCAGTGCCTTCGGCACGCCCGCCCTTGGCCAGCTGACCGATAGCGAAGCGACTGCGCAGGAATTGCCACGCACGGACTTGGTTGAGAGCTCGAGCGGCGCCATCAACGTGCTTCGCGGCCGCGGTGATCGATCCCTGGAACCGACGAGTTATTCGTCAATCCCCGTGGCGGACTTCGCAACCTTCGTGGCTTTCGACGCGCGCCCTCCGGACAAGCAGGAATTCCGCGGCGACGAGGTGCTTCGCTTTTTGGGCAACGACATCCTCAGCGTCAACGATGGCGTCAACTTGTTCAAGCTGCCTTTCAACGCGGAGAACCTAGCCGGCGAGGTGTTGACGGCGGCCTTCGACACGAAGACCGCGCCCCTGGGCGAGCCGCTATCACCTTGGGACGAGTTTGCCGTCGCCGAGTGGGACGGCACTCAGGTGTACGTGTTCTCCCCCACTCGCTGGGTGCTGCTGCCGGGCGGAAAGGCCGCGTGGAACAAGGATCCCGGGCTCTACCCGCCGGTGAAGCTCCCGAACGGCAAGCACGTCGTGGCCGGGCCCTTTGCCATCGATGCCAATGACGACGAGCACCTCGATCTCGTCGTCATCGGCGGCGCCGCAGCCGGCGAGCCCTCCCTCGCCCTCAACGCTTTCGTTGCCTACGGCCGCGGCGACGCGAGCTTCCACTCGGATGGCGATGCGTTGCCGCCGGACGGCAGCCCGGCAGACCAGACCTTCGCTCAGTTGTCTGTGAAGTTCACGTCACCGCCCCTCGCCATCGGCCATCTGAACCAGGACAGCAAGCCCGACTTCGTTTTTCCAAACGCCGTCATCATCAGTGGAGAGGGCCCGGACGAGTGCCTGCTTGGCAACACCGACTACAGTTGCTTCCGAACCGACGACGAATGGAACAGCGCGCGGATCGTGCAGCTGAACGGCACCGGGGGCCCCGACATCATCGCAGCCGCCGCCAACACGCGCTCCGTCGAGTTCTGGAACAGCACAGGAGACGGCCTATTCCACCGATTCCAGATCCCGACCAAGAACTTTCCGTCGCGCCTGACGGTCAGTGACCTCGATGGCGACTTGCTGCCGGACGTCGCGCTGGTGGAATCTCAGAGCCCCACCTTCGCTAGCTATGGCCCCGTTGGTGGCGCGTCGTTTGGCATCGAGAGCGACGTCCACGACACGGTCTCCGTCATGTTCGGCCGCGCCTTCGGCGCCCCGGAAGCGCCGATTTCCGTAGGTGAACTCGGCCACGTCGAAGCGATCGTCGCGGGTCGCATCGGGGGCGACGACGACACGCCCGACCTAGGTGCGCTGTCGGCCTACAGTGACGACAAGGGAAACGTGACGCGCAGCATTGCGATCTTCGAGGGCGCCACCAACCGACTGCTCACGGCTCCTTTCCGCCT
The DNA window shown above is from Polyangiaceae bacterium and carries:
- a CDS encoding TetR/AcrR family transcriptional regulator, coding for MPYPSDHKPRVHRRIVESAARLFLQRGFAAVSIDALMAESGLTRGGFYSHFKNKGELLREALAAAFDQSRENLFGRGTEALSGEAWQRRAAERYLTPKHRDAPEGGCPIPALSMEVARAPTVARRAFEAEVAQIIAEAEVRLGGPDARRRAISFLASSVGALLLSRAVKSEKLSREILEAVRSTYGGRPLR
- a CDS encoding PQQ-binding-like beta-propeller repeat protein; amino-acid sequence: MVRFGTSQFRLDGSVSALQGVDARRLLASSMIADETVLWGVPGGERLVDVREPASHLALVGEGRQLLLAFARVTRWDALTGKELPSAELEGLKAPMVAGAHVLAAYDAARSRVCVRTHDGQAVSSLDLECPTDLALFDSESALAIARGDGGLIVLDVGTGRRRLEDPRPHRKVTASKDGQWLLCAGGDSIELRRGGAGRQVWSTRDVSDVDAVALSPNATVAALLDWRGRLQLRSLSDGRALAEREVPLHGGCIAFVNDDVLAYGWAGAVRFAAVPSLKDMHEPQGHEASVIAVCQATDVVVTASRDQDARVWDARTGGARRLLHHDNAVEDCALSPSGTRVASVSADGRFRLWDPARGEVLHESALGIGLDIGSVAFSPDGTLVATLRAKSVDVLQADLGEPRSTFAASAPSAIRFLDDQRLLLVQTESLRVVGLDGAPGALLQRRFEPPLAVAPDGSRCALRRNDRLAIYECAALDALPAPDVHLPTALAWSRDGVLACARFQSSDLLLWDSQDASVAGTLAMSSRPTALAFVDERRLLVGMANGTAEIVVVPKTKREIARDAARLRDERVQAARALMYALSRDGEPVRQEAGGYRVAPGRDSLSPDGLALECRLTDESQIAIRCHVHDDYFRFEIARPGTAPLPPPNSAFVRLGRWLRARLGHAPPPPDPRDEAWLARIQAEPGVFEATVDRLEAGSTVLTFCTRELPEPRALWLWLQRAAEVLRE
- a CDS encoding VCBS repeat-containing protein; amino-acid sequence: MRVLSLLSCVVFACGCTELPDIPAGTCGNGFVDPGEDCDGPGASCGAPESTGACRFLCSTDLSCPGGYACGSDGVCRQPTGQYTHVNELSSDSDMFSALADMDGDGIRDLVNFDPSTGIRVSFLDGQAAVVSEARVPSAFGTPALGQLTDSEATAQELPRTDLVESSSGAINVLRGRGDRSLEPTSYSSIPVADFATFVAFDARPPDKQEFRGDEVLRFLGNDILSVNDGVNLFKLPFNAENLAGEVLTAAFDTKTAPLGEPLSPWDEFAVAEWDGTQVYVFSPTRWVLLPGGKAAWNKDPGLYPPVKLPNGKHVVAGPFAIDANDDEHLDLVVIGGAAAGEPSLALNAFVAYGRGDASFHSDGDALPPDGSPADQTFAQLSVKFTSPPLAIGHLNQDSKPDFVFPNAVIISGEGPDECLLGNTDYSCFRTDDEWNSARIVQLNGTGGPDIIAAAANTRSVEFWNSTGDGLFHRFQIPTKNFPSRLTVSDLDGDLLPDVALVESQSPTFASYGPVGGASFGIESDVHDTVSVMFGRAFGAPEAPISVGELGHVEAIVAGRIGGDDDTPDLGALSAYSDDKGNVTRSIAIFEGATNRLLTAPFRLIDPDTESEHAAARTWVGDFDGDGHADVSALGVDIDELTTHQAFALRGWFLPSTGEAEVSEASTKSSANLTAGFDWCTALALPIDLGQDGQDELVFLGRRIKDNQHQEGALAVWNVNDKGAWVESGAPVGAKLRFSAPPAERLPCEAARSLLSKVLEPDQVSSGQIFAAEVDDVPGLDVVALGFDAEGSYSVMILLQRDGGLSPDSALVLPSPSELPLLGVMPIQADRDPQTELLLFSPAGIDLAEIDLDAQRLVVRDRVRESELPFGVEPIPAGPTPSGNGPVPGLAGGGIGSLFAPYQSAAAGDINGDGLQDFVVVQEGSIHLFLAKDAFAD